One region of Clostridiales bacterium genomic DNA includes:
- a CDS encoding SLC13 family permease, with product MSKQMKKTIFGILGGIVLMLLIAYLPPETEMMSRQGWQYLGCFGFLLTCLISGALPDWVATLATMVMLLVFKLGKVADVTVEFSGTTVWLCIGVFIMSVGINNSGFMKRLALWVLTKFPGTYRGQVTAMMLAGIITTPMIPSSYAKTSIMAPLIGQVCEAVGAEPNSKAARGLWFANFMGTYILGIAFMSGSAFVALMIGFMQGLAFTWGSWLKCTIVWYLVLIVLTYLYCTIICKPKEKLAGDVTFLKEQYKALGAISKKEKQGIIIVAIAIILWITQKLHGVDAGFVAIAADVAFFAAGLLTAPEANAKGQWTLVVFIGGILSIAKFMNTTGVSAWLASLLGPIFAPIMSSPYIFVPCLCIITFALRYVIVSQTCMLTMMIAIFGPLMEAHGMSMFILVFVEWLCGTYWNTAYGNPSVVGFIKMTGDKCVDYPCAQKASYAYMVITIIAMLASVPLWQAIGLC from the coding sequence ATGAGCAAGCAAATGAAAAAGACGATTTTCGGCATTCTGGGCGGTATTGTCCTGATGCTGCTGATCGCCTACCTGCCGCCGGAAACGGAAATGATGAGCCGTCAGGGCTGGCAGTATCTCGGGTGCTTCGGCTTCCTGCTGACGTGCCTGATCTCCGGCGCCCTGCCGGACTGGGTCGCAACCCTTGCGACCATGGTCATGCTGCTGGTATTCAAACTCGGCAAGGTGGCGGACGTCACGGTCGAGTTCTCCGGCACGACCGTCTGGCTGTGCATCGGCGTGTTCATCATGTCGGTCGGCATCAACAACAGCGGCTTCATGAAGCGCCTGGCGCTGTGGGTCCTCACGAAGTTCCCCGGCACCTATCGTGGCCAGGTCACGGCCATGATGCTCGCGGGCATCATCACCACCCCGATGATCCCCAGCTCCTATGCCAAGACCTCCATCATGGCGCCCCTGATCGGCCAGGTCTGTGAGGCTGTCGGCGCGGAGCCGAACAGCAAAGCGGCCCGCGGCCTGTGGTTTGCCAACTTCATGGGCACGTACATCCTCGGCATTGCCTTCATGTCCGGCTCGGCGTTCGTTGCGCTGATGATCGGCTTCATGCAGGGCCTCGCCTTCACCTGGGGCTCCTGGCTCAAGTGCACGATCGTCTGGTATCTCGTGCTCATCGTTCTGACCTATCTGTACTGCACGATCATCTGCAAACCGAAAGAAAAGCTCGCCGGCGACGTGACCTTCCTCAAGGAGCAGTACAAGGCGCTCGGCGCCATCTCCAAGAAGGAGAAGCAGGGCATCATCATCGTTGCCATCGCCATTATCCTCTGGATCACCCAGAAGCTGCACGGCGTGGACGCCGGCTTCGTGGCCATCGCGGCTGACGTGGCGTTCTTCGCCGCCGGCCTGCTGACGGCGCCGGAGGCCAACGCCAAAGGCCAGTGGACGCTTGTCGTCTTCATCGGCGGCATCCTCAGCATCGCCAAGTTCATGAACACCACCGGCGTCAGCGCATGGCTGGCCAGCCTGCTCGGCCCCATCTTCGCGCCCATCATGAGCAGCCCGTATATCTTCGTTCCCTGCCTGTGCATCATCACGTTTGCCCTGCGTTACGTGATCGTGTCCCAGACCTGCATGCTCACGATGATGATCGCCATCTTCGGACCGCTCATGGAGGCACACGGCATGAGCATGTTCATCCTCGTCTTTGTCGAGTGGCTGTGCGGCACGTACTGGAACACCGCTTACGGCAACCCGTCCGTGGTCGGCTTCATCAAGATGACCGGCGACAAGTGCGTCGACTATCCCTGCGCGCAGAAGGCTTCTTACGCCTACATGGTCATAACGATCATCGCCATGCTGGCCAGCGTCCCGCTCTGGCAGGCGATCGGTCTCTGCTGA
- a CDS encoding PaaI family thioesterase, whose protein sequence is MAEMNAAFFEEAKYNLQHGKINFLNVAGLIPEVAEERHVVVRLPANSMHLNHVNIVYAGSYFVLAESSGATLIKCTYAGKYVPIIKSVNIDYRKPTKRDLIVDISMTEEEAKERIAYVEEHGKGQYPLDVPVMDADGVHCADVHIVFYLMPKP, encoded by the coding sequence ATGGCGGAAATGAACGCAGCCTTTTTTGAAGAGGCGAAATACAATCTCCAGCACGGGAAGATCAACTTCCTGAACGTGGCCGGGCTCATCCCGGAAGTCGCTGAGGAGCGCCATGTGGTCGTGCGTCTGCCTGCCAACAGCATGCACCTTAACCACGTGAACATCGTCTATGCCGGCAGCTATTTCGTGCTGGCCGAGTCCTCGGGCGCCACGCTGATCAAGTGCACCTATGCCGGCAAGTATGTGCCGATCATCAAGAGCGTGAACATTGATTACCGCAAGCCGACCAAGCGCGACCTGATCGTGGACATCTCCATGACGGAGGAAGAAGCCAAAGAGCGCATTGCCTATGTCGAAGAGCACGGCAAGGGGCAGTACCCGCTCGATGTGCCCGTTATGGACGCCGACGGCGTGCATTGCGCCGATGTGCACATCGTGTTCTACCTGATGCCGAAACCGTAA
- a CDS encoding nitronate monooxygenase, with product MQWLAVPQLAAAVCNAGGIGTINVTCWPTLDEFADALDEMNSLTNKPYIVNISLAPTQRLDNEEIRKTIRLCGEKHVAAIETSAEDPREFIADIKSAGMRHFHKCPNYKVSMSMERKGLDGVIIAGYEVGGHPSADGVGTFVIARRCAADMKIPVIAAGGIADGHGLAAALALGASGVAMGTRFVCVDECPISDNHRQWVINHTEKDTVLCQKTIGSMMRVSKNNASLLANEIENRGLRTGKGPMDILKEQMPVITGQKTRVAFQDGNVDSAIFCAGMGMGLVHDVVPVKVLLDRMVKEAEETINSIKASF from the coding sequence ATGCAGTGGCTAGCCGTGCCGCAGCTCGCGGCCGCCGTGTGCAACGCCGGCGGTATCGGCACCATCAACGTCACCTGCTGGCCGACGCTCGACGAGTTTGCCGACGCGCTCGACGAGATGAACAGCCTGACCAACAAGCCCTACATCGTCAACATCTCCCTCGCCCCGACCCAGCGTCTGGACAACGAGGAGATCCGCAAGACCATCCGTCTGTGCGGCGAAAAGCACGTTGCCGCTATCGAGACGAGCGCCGAGGATCCGCGCGAATTCATCGCCGACATCAAGTCCGCCGGCATGCGTCATTTCCACAAGTGCCCGAACTACAAGGTCTCCATGAGTATGGAGCGCAAGGGACTCGACGGCGTCATCATCGCCGGCTACGAGGTCGGCGGCCATCCGTCGGCTGACGGCGTAGGCACATTCGTCATCGCGCGCCGCTGCGCCGCGGACATGAAGATCCCGGTCATCGCCGCCGGCGGCATCGCGGACGGCCACGGCCTCGCGGCTGCGCTCGCGCTCGGCGCTTCCGGCGTTGCCATGGGCACCCGCTTCGTGTGCGTCGATGAGTGCCCGATCTCCGACAACCACCGCCAGTGGGTCATCAACCACACCGAAAAGGACACCGTACTCTGCCAGAAGACCATCGGCAGCATGATGCGCGTGTCCAAGAACAACGCTTCCCTGCTCGCCAACGAGATCGAGAACCGCGGCCTGCGCACCGGCAAGGGCCCGATGGACATCCTCAAGGAGCAGATGCCCGTCATCACCGGCCAGAAGACCCGCGTGGCCTTCCAGGACGGCAATGTCGACAGCGCGATCTTCTGCGCCGGCATGGGTATGGGTCTCGTGCACGATGTCGTGCCGGTCAAGGTTCTGCTCGACCGCATGGTCAAGGAAGCCGAAGAGACCATCAACAGCATCAAGGCGTCCTTCTGA
- the ftsH gene encoding ATP-dependent zinc metalloprotease FtsH: MKPDKNRARGIGFYLLIGVIILAVIFYLTTPAEQKEYTYSEIEELFRQEQVKSFCLEGDELTLNLYSPDSDGNTTIKKTLSNPTWFREDLGDLIEQQTASGVLTEYDYVKGWTAPWWMSILPYLITIVLFVGVWYLLMNKAGGGGAPGVGKFGKAHTRTGEDNLKKVTFADVAGAEEEKEELSEIVDFLKRPQNYTAMGARIPKGVLLVGPPGTGKTLMARAVAGEAGVQFLSISGSDFVELYVGVGASRVRDLFDQAKKVAPAIVFIDEIDAVGRQRGSGLGGGHDEREQTLNQLLVEMDGFTNNEGVIVMAATNRADILDNALLRPGRFDRRVYMGLPDIKGREEILKVHARGKPLGDDVDLKSIARGTAGFAGADLENLLNEAAIMATRSKRRFIMQADIDEAILKVVMGPEKKSRVVSERARRLTAYHESGHAIASFFLKNSDPVHYITIIPRGAAGGFTWYRKAEDAENFTSRGEMFDSIVSALGGRIAEQLFLDDISTGASNDIQQATNIARDMVMKYGMSEKLGPISFDDSSHSIFIGRDFGTTKSYSEETAATIDEEVKHLFDQAYAKCEALLREHADLLTGLAEYLLIHETIEGDDFRYYCEHGVMPVHPDDTIEPPAKVIRRMDEAPETPQPDAEAPAQPEAPSAPDADAPNSDPGEQL; encoded by the coding sequence TTGAAACCTGATAAGAACCGTGCCAGAGGCATCGGGTTCTACCTGCTGATCGGCGTGATCATTCTCGCCGTCATCTTCTATCTGACCACACCGGCAGAGCAGAAGGAATACACCTATTCCGAGATCGAGGAACTGTTCCGCCAGGAGCAGGTCAAGTCGTTCTGCCTCGAGGGAGATGAGCTCACGCTCAATCTCTATTCTCCGGACAGCGATGGCAATACGACGATCAAAAAGACGCTGTCGAATCCCACCTGGTTCCGTGAGGATCTGGGGGATCTGATCGAGCAGCAGACCGCCAGCGGCGTGCTGACGGAGTATGATTACGTCAAGGGCTGGACGGCGCCGTGGTGGATGTCCATCCTGCCGTACCTGATCACGATCGTGCTGTTCGTCGGCGTGTGGTACCTGCTCATGAACAAGGCGGGCGGCGGCGGAGCGCCGGGCGTCGGCAAGTTCGGCAAGGCGCACACGCGCACCGGCGAGGACAACCTCAAGAAGGTTACGTTTGCCGATGTCGCCGGCGCGGAAGAGGAAAAAGAGGAGCTGTCCGAGATCGTGGACTTCCTCAAGCGCCCGCAGAACTATACCGCGATGGGCGCGCGCATCCCCAAGGGCGTGCTGCTCGTCGGCCCTCCGGGCACCGGCAAGACGCTCATGGCCCGCGCAGTCGCGGGCGAGGCAGGCGTGCAGTTTCTGTCCATTTCGGGCTCGGACTTTGTCGAGCTCTATGTCGGTGTCGGTGCATCGCGTGTGCGCGATCTGTTCGACCAGGCCAAGAAGGTCGCCCCGGCCATCGTGTTCATCGACGAGATCGACGCGGTCGGCCGCCAGCGCGGCAGCGGTCTCGGCGGCGGTCACGACGAGCGCGAGCAGACGCTCAACCAGCTGCTCGTCGAGATGGACGGCTTTACGAATAACGAGGGCGTCATCGTCATGGCGGCGACCAACCGCGCCGACATTCTCGATAACGCGCTGCTGCGCCCCGGCCGCTTTGACCGGCGCGTGTATATGGGTCTGCCCGATATCAAGGGCCGCGAGGAGATCCTGAAGGTCCACGCCCGCGGCAAGCCGCTGGGCGACGATGTGGATCTCAAGAGCATCGCGCGCGGCACGGCCGGCTTTGCCGGTGCGGATCTGGAGAACCTCCTCAACGAGGCCGCCATCATGGCCACGCGCAGCAAGCGCCGCTTCATCATGCAGGCGGATATCGACGAGGCGATCCTGAAGGTCGTCATGGGCCCGGAGAAGAAGAGCCGCGTCGTGTCCGAGCGTGCGCGCCGCCTGACGGCGTACCACGAGTCCGGCCACGCGATCGCGTCGTTCTTCCTCAAGAACTCCGACCCCGTGCACTATATCACCATCATCCCGCGCGGCGCTGCCGGCGGCTTCACCTGGTATCGCAAGGCCGAGGACGCTGAGAACTTCACGTCCCGCGGCGAGATGTTTGACAGCATCGTCTCCGCGCTCGGCGGCCGCATTGCCGAGCAGCTCTTCCTTGACGATATCTCCACCGGCGCGTCCAACGATATCCAGCAGGCGACGAACATCGCCCGCGACATGGTCATGAAATACGGCATGTCCGAGAAGCTCGGCCCGATCTCGTTCGACGATTCGAGCCACAGCATCTTCATCGGCCGCGATTTCGGCACCACGAAGAGCTATTCCGAGGAGACCGCCGCCACGATCGACGAGGAGGTCAAGCACCTGTTCGACCAGGCCTACGCCAAGTGCGAGGCGCTGCTGCGCGAGCACGCCGACCTGCTGACCGGCCTCGCGGAGTACCTGCTCATCCACGAGACGATCGAGGGCGATGACTTCCGCTACTACTGTGAGCACGGTGTGATGCCCGTCCACCCGGACGACACCATTGAGCCGCCGGCGAAGGTCATCCGCAGAATGGACGAGGCCCCCGAGACCCCGCAGCCGGACGCGGAAGCGCCGGCCCAGCCGGAGGCACCGTCCGCACCGGATGCGGACGCTCCGAACAGCGATCCCGGCGAGCAGCTGTAA
- a CDS encoding nitronate monooxygenase translates to MIKTRLTELVGLKYPIIQAGMGPYPVTSLCIAAANAGCLGLCSTFATTSRETNPIVFEDFCKQAHAETTDDDVTIFKKMFTRVFEETKESDGIFGANVMVSAEVKANAMKVMQAIKELREADPEMKRRFRVLVTTAGDPMPWANFVKEQGMIWMHVFPGVRTAARCKKAGVQVLIASGHEGGMHTAWQPVHSMTLLPDIIEKFSDENTLVCGTGGFCDGKSIAAAFAMGADGVQMGTRFLATEESDFCELWKKMVVDCADGGTIIARGFVGPARWLRSDVSLQHAYNTAKEAPGSYVGVPDDFSSIPMELLTFERYGIAATYKGDVEHAMAGAGECAQRITDLPKTKDMVEKVMGDAETIIRGLAAKYVAD, encoded by the coding sequence ATGATCAAAACCAGACTTACCGAGCTTGTCGGGCTCAAATACCCCATCATCCAGGCCGGCATGGGTCCGTATCCGGTCACCAGCCTGTGCATCGCGGCGGCCAACGCTGGCTGTCTCGGCCTGTGCAGCACATTTGCCACCACGTCCCGCGAGACCAACCCCATCGTCTTTGAAGACTTCTGCAAGCAGGCACACGCCGAGACCACCGATGACGATGTGACCATCTTCAAGAAAATGTTCACCCGCGTGTTTGAAGAGACCAAGGAGTCCGACGGTATCTTCGGCGCGAACGTCATGGTCTCTGCGGAGGTCAAGGCCAATGCCATGAAGGTCATGCAGGCCATCAAGGAGCTGCGCGAGGCCGATCCCGAGATGAAGCGCCGCTTCCGCGTGCTCGTCACTACGGCCGGCGACCCGATGCCCTGGGCAAACTTCGTCAAGGAGCAGGGCATGATCTGGATGCACGTGTTCCCGGGTGTGCGCACCGCGGCCCGCTGCAAGAAGGCCGGCGTGCAGGTGCTCATCGCCTCCGGCCACGAGGGCGGTATGCACACGGCGTGGCAGCCGGTGCACAGCATGACGCTGCTGCCGGACATCATCGAGAAGTTCTCTGACGAGAACACGCTCGTGTGCGGCACCGGCGGCTTCTGCGACGGCAAGTCGATCGCGGCGGCCTTCGCCATGGGCGCTGACGGCGTGCAGATGGGCACCCGCTTCCTCGCCACCGAAGAGAGCGATTTCTGCGAACTGTGGAAGAAGATGGTCGTCGACTGCGCCGACGGCGGCACGATCATTGCCCGCGGCTTTGTCGGCCCGGCGCGCTGGCTGCGCAGCGACGTGTCCCTGCAGCATGCTTACAACACCGCCAAGGAAGCCCCCGGCTCCTACGTCGGTGTGCCGGATGACTTCTCGAGCATCCCGATGGAGCTGCTGACCTTCGAGCGTTACGGTATTGCCGCGACCTATAAGGGCGACGTGGAGCACGCCATGGCCGGCGCCGGCGAGTGCGCGCAGCGCATCACCGATCTGCCCAAGACCAAGGACATGGTCGAGAAGGTCATGGGCGACGCCGAGACCATCATCCGCGGCCTGGCGGCAAAGTATGTCGCCGACTGA